Proteins from one Stenotrophomonas aracearum genomic window:
- a CDS encoding energy transducer TonB produces MSHVNTNAKARLLVPLTLVVALAACSGKDETAAPAAPTAAAPAAAPAATPAPAPAVSAKVQSMGTEELRELASKALRENRMYAPAGDNAMEYYLALREKTPDDASIKSALTDLQPYVLIAAEQSLAREDFTEGQRLVALIEKVDPNAAALPRLKSGITKGTEIALKRTQEETDKVKKDAENKTKQLAEQQRQQQASEAEAARQIAAQQDAARRESERQDGERQAAARREAEQRQQAAAAAQAAAARAPAAAAAAAATLRPISTPAPRYPADALRSGTSGEVLVEITVGTDGSVTNARVLRATPARIFDREALGAVKKWKFEPVAAPTTTRRTLAFAPGG; encoded by the coding sequence ATGTCGCACGTCAACACGAACGCCAAGGCGCGCCTGCTGGTGCCGCTGACCCTGGTGGTGGCTCTGGCCGCCTGCTCGGGCAAGGATGAAACCGCTGCGCCGGCCGCGCCGACCGCCGCAGCACCGGCTGCCGCACCCGCCGCCACGCCGGCACCGGCACCGGCGGTGTCGGCCAAGGTCCAGTCGATGGGCACCGAGGAACTGCGCGAGCTGGCCAGCAAGGCCCTGCGCGAGAACCGCATGTACGCCCCGGCCGGCGACAACGCCATGGAGTACTACCTGGCGCTGCGCGAGAAGACCCCGGACGACGCCTCGATCAAGAGCGCGCTGACCGACCTGCAGCCGTACGTGCTGATTGCCGCCGAGCAGAGCCTGGCCCGTGAGGACTTCACCGAAGGCCAGCGCCTGGTGGCGCTGATCGAGAAGGTCGACCCCAACGCTGCCGCCCTGCCGCGCCTGAAGAGCGGCATCACCAAGGGCACCGAGATCGCGCTGAAGCGGACCCAGGAAGAGACCGACAAGGTCAAGAAGGACGCCGAGAACAAAACCAAGCAGCTGGCCGAACAGCAGCGCCAGCAGCAGGCCAGCGAGGCCGAAGCGGCCAGGCAGATCGCCGCGCAGCAGGATGCGGCCCGCCGCGAAAGCGAACGCCAGGACGGCGAGCGCCAGGCCGCGGCCCGTCGTGAAGCCGAACAGCGCCAGCAGGCGGCTGCTGCCGCGCAGGCCGCTGCGGCCCGCGCGCCGGCCGCCGCAGCGGCTGCCGCTGCCACCCTGCGCCCGATCAGCACCCCGGCACCGCGTTACCCGGCCGACGCGCTGCGCTCGGGCACCTCGGGCGAAGTGCTGGTCGAAATCACCGTGGGCACCGACGGTTCGGTCACCAACGCGCGCGTGCTGCGCGCCACCCCGGCCCGCATCTTCGATCGCGAAGCGCTGGGCGCGGTGAAGAAGTGGAAGTTCGAGCCGGTGGCCGCACCGACCACCACCCGCCGCACGCTGGCGTTCGCGCCGGGCGGTTGA
- a CDS encoding ATP-binding cassette domain-containing protein, whose translation MIVAENLHKAFKTKTGLIKAVENVGFQAEDGRITGLLGPNGAGKTTTMRMLYTLMTPDQGRVLVDGLDASTQAVEVRRRLGVLPDARGVYKRLTARENIAYFGELHGMSAAHIRERTKVLSKALDMEDILDRQTDGFSQGQRTKTAIARALVHDPRNVILDEPTNGLDVMTTRALRGFLRELRDEGRCVIFSSHIMQEVAALCDTIVVIAKGTVMAAGTADELRAQTGEANLEDAFVKAIGNEEGLHA comes from the coding sequence ATGATCGTCGCCGAGAACCTGCATAAAGCCTTCAAGACCAAAACCGGCCTGATCAAGGCGGTGGAGAACGTGGGCTTCCAGGCCGAGGACGGCCGCATCACCGGCCTGCTCGGCCCGAATGGCGCCGGCAAGACCACCACCATGCGCATGCTCTACACCCTGATGACGCCCGACCAGGGCCGGGTGCTGGTGGATGGCCTGGATGCCTCCACCCAGGCGGTGGAAGTCCGTCGCCGCCTGGGCGTGCTGCCCGACGCGCGCGGCGTGTACAAGCGGCTGACCGCGCGCGAGAACATCGCCTACTTCGGTGAGCTGCACGGGATGAGTGCAGCGCACATCCGCGAGCGCACCAAGGTGCTCTCCAAGGCGCTGGACATGGAAGACATCCTCGACCGCCAGACCGACGGCTTCTCGCAGGGGCAGCGCACCAAGACCGCCATCGCGCGGGCGCTGGTGCATGACCCGCGCAACGTGATCCTGGACGAGCCGACCAACGGCCTGGACGTGATGACCACCCGCGCCCTGCGCGGATTCCTGCGCGAGCTGCGCGACGAAGGCCGCTGCGTGATCTTCTCCAGCCACATCATGCAGGAGGTGGCCGCGCTGTGCGACACCATCGTGGTCATCGCCAAGGGCACGGTGATGGCGGCCGGCACCGCCGACGAACTGCGCGCGCAGACCGGTGAAGCGAACCTGGAAGACGCCTTCGTGAAGGCGATCGGCAATGAAGAAGGACTGCACGCATGA
- a CDS encoding glutathione S-transferase N-terminal domain-containing protein, protein MIDLYYWPTPNGHKVTLLLEELGLPYTIKPVNIGSGDQFKPEFLAISPNNKMPALVDHQPTDGGAPQSVFESGAILLYLAEKTGKFLPADTRGRVAVLEWLFWQMAGLGPMSGQMGHFSVYAPEQIPYAIERYGNEVRRLHGVMDKRLAESAFLAGDEYSIADMASYPWIGAYDKLPADFAAFPNLKRWHEAIAARPATGRAYALRQKVNPDAGKPLSDEERKHLFGKR, encoded by the coding sequence ATGATCGATCTGTACTACTGGCCTACCCCCAATGGCCACAAAGTCACCCTGCTGCTGGAAGAGCTGGGCCTGCCGTACACCATCAAGCCGGTGAACATCGGCAGCGGCGACCAGTTCAAGCCGGAGTTCCTGGCGATCTCGCCGAATAACAAGATGCCGGCGCTGGTGGACCACCAGCCCACTGATGGCGGCGCGCCGCAGAGCGTGTTCGAGTCCGGTGCGATCCTGCTGTACCTGGCCGAGAAGACCGGCAAATTCCTGCCGGCCGATACCCGTGGCCGGGTGGCGGTGCTGGAATGGCTGTTCTGGCAGATGGCCGGGCTGGGCCCGATGAGCGGTCAGATGGGGCATTTCAGTGTGTATGCGCCCGAGCAGATTCCGTATGCCATCGAGCGCTACGGCAATGAAGTGCGCCGCCTTCACGGGGTGATGGACAAGCGTTTGGCCGAAAGCGCGTTCCTGGCCGGGGACGAGTACAGCATTGCCGACATGGCCAGCTACCCGTGGATTGGCGCCTACGACAAGCTGCCGGCCGATTTCGCCGCGTTCCCGAACCTGAAGCGCTGGCACGAGGCGATTGCCGCGCGCCCGGCCACCGGGCGGGCCTACGCGTTGCGCCAGAAGGTAAATCCGGACGCGGGCAAGCCGCTGAGCGACGAAGAGCGCAAGCACCTGTTCGGCAAGCGGTAA
- a CDS encoding S9 family peptidase, whose translation MRHLVASLALMLATTTVAHAEKLTLDAITGPLPLSGPTLMKPKVAPDGSRVSFLRGKEADRNQLDLWAYDIGSGQTRLLVDSKAVLPGDETLSDAEKARRERQRIAAMTGIVDYQWSPDARTLLFPLGGELYLYDLGKQGKAAVRQLTHGEGFATDAKLSPKGGFVSFVRDRNLWVIDLASGKQLQLTRDGSDTIGNGVAEFVADEEMDRHTGYWWAPDDSAIAFARIDESPVPVQKRYEMYADRTEMIEQRYPAAGDHNVTVKLGVIAPRVEAAPKWIDLGRNEDIYLARVDWRDPQRLTFQRQSRDQKTLELIQADLASGKQRTLVTETSPTWVPLHNSLRFLKQGGFVWSSERSGFEHLYRVSDDGTTVALTQGNWPVDELLAVDEDAGKVYFRAGVENARESQIYTVPLQGGPLQRLSQQPGMHTASFARNASVYVDSWSNTTTPPQIALHRASGEKIATLVENNLEDPNHPYARYLDAQRPVTFGTLPAADGRTPLNYSLIKPAGFDPSKRYPVVVYVYGGPASQTVTDSWPGRGDHLFNQYLAQQGYVVFSLDNRGTPRRGRDFGGALYGVQGTVEVADQLKGVEWLKQQPWVDPARIGVQGWSNGGYMTLMLLAKASDQYACGVAGAPVTDWGLYDSHYTERYMDLPARNAKGYEEARVLAHVDGLRSRLLLIHGMADDNVLFTNSTSLMSALQKRGQPFELMTYPGAKHGLSGSNALHRYRLAEDFLGRCLKP comes from the coding sequence ATGCGCCACCTTGTTGCCTCGCTCGCCCTCATGCTCGCCACCACCACCGTCGCCCACGCCGAAAAGCTGACCCTGGACGCCATCACCGGGCCGCTGCCGCTGTCCGGGCCGACCCTGATGAAGCCGAAGGTGGCGCCGGACGGTTCGCGGGTGAGCTTCCTGCGTGGCAAGGAGGCCGACCGCAACCAGCTGGACCTGTGGGCCTATGACATCGGCAGCGGCCAGACCCGCCTGCTGGTGGACTCCAAGGCGGTGCTGCCCGGCGATGAAACCCTGAGCGATGCCGAGAAGGCGCGCCGCGAACGCCAGCGCATTGCCGCGATGACCGGCATCGTCGATTACCAGTGGTCGCCGGACGCCCGCACCCTGCTGTTCCCGCTGGGCGGCGAACTGTACCTGTACGACCTCGGCAAGCAGGGCAAGGCCGCCGTGCGCCAGCTCACCCATGGCGAAGGCTTTGCCACCGACGCCAAGCTCTCGCCCAAGGGCGGTTTCGTCAGCTTCGTGCGCGACCGCAACCTGTGGGTGATCGACCTGGCCAGCGGCAAGCAGCTCCAGCTCACCCGCGACGGCAGCGACACCATCGGCAACGGCGTGGCCGAATTCGTGGCAGACGAGGAAATGGACCGCCACACCGGTTACTGGTGGGCGCCGGATGACTCGGCGATTGCCTTCGCCCGCATCGACGAATCGCCGGTGCCGGTGCAGAAGCGCTACGAAATGTACGCCGATCGCACCGAGATGATCGAGCAGCGCTACCCGGCTGCCGGCGACCACAACGTCACCGTGAAGCTGGGCGTGATCGCCCCGCGCGTCGAAGCCGCCCCCAAGTGGATCGACCTCGGCCGCAATGAAGACATCTACCTGGCCCGCGTCGACTGGCGCGACCCGCAGCGCCTGACCTTCCAGCGCCAGTCGCGCGACCAGAAGACCCTGGAGCTGATCCAGGCCGACCTGGCCAGCGGGAAACAGCGGACGCTGGTGACCGAAACCTCGCCGACCTGGGTGCCGCTGCACAACAGCCTGCGCTTCCTGAAGCAGGGCGGCTTCGTGTGGTCGTCCGAGCGCAGCGGCTTCGAACATCTGTACCGCGTGTCCGACGACGGCACGACCGTCGCCCTGACCCAGGGCAACTGGCCGGTGGACGAACTGCTGGCAGTGGACGAAGACGCCGGCAAGGTCTACTTCCGCGCCGGTGTGGAAAACGCACGCGAAAGCCAGATCTACACGGTGCCGCTGCAGGGCGGGCCGCTGCAGCGCCTGTCGCAGCAGCCGGGCATGCATACCGCCAGCTTCGCGCGCAACGCCAGCGTGTACGTGGACAGCTGGTCCAACACCACCACGCCGCCGCAGATCGCGCTGCACCGGGCCAGCGGCGAGAAGATCGCCACGCTGGTGGAAAACAACCTGGAAGATCCCAACCACCCGTACGCGCGCTACCTGGACGCGCAGCGCCCGGTGACCTTCGGCACGCTCCCCGCTGCCGATGGCCGCACCCCGCTCAACTACAGCCTGATCAAGCCCGCCGGGTTCGATCCGTCCAAGCGCTACCCGGTGGTGGTGTACGTGTATGGCGGCCCGGCCAGCCAGACCGTCACCGACAGCTGGCCCGGCCGTGGCGATCACCTGTTCAACCAGTACCTGGCCCAGCAGGGCTACGTGGTGTTCTCGCTGGACAACCGCGGCACGCCGCGCCGTGGCCGCGATTTCGGCGGCGCGCTGTACGGCGTTCAGGGCACCGTAGAAGTGGCCGACCAGCTCAAGGGCGTGGAATGGCTGAAGCAGCAGCCGTGGGTGGACCCGGCGCGCATCGGCGTGCAGGGCTGGTCCAACGGCGGCTACATGACCCTGATGCTGCTGGCCAAGGCCTCGGACCAGTACGCCTGCGGCGTGGCCGGCGCACCGGTGACCGACTGGGGCCTGTACGACAGCCACTACACCGAACGCTACATGGACCTGCCGGCGCGCAACGCCAAGGGCTATGAGGAGGCGCGCGTGCTGGCCCACGTCGACGGCCTGCGCTCGCGCCTGCTGCTGATCCACGGCATGGCCGACGACAACGTGCTGTTCACCAACTCGACCTCGCTGATGAGCGCCCTTCAGAAGCGCGGCCAGCCGTTCGAGCTGATGACCTACCCGGGCGCCAAGCACGGCCTGTCCGGCAGCAATGCGCTGCATCGCTACCGCCTGGCCGAAGACTTCCTCGGCCGCTGCCTGAAGCCGTAA
- a CDS encoding TIGR00645 family protein has translation MSSSAKPISPLSSLIFASRWLQLPLYLGLILAQCVYVFLFGKELWHLVHKANAMGEQEIMLLVLGLIDVVMISNLLVMVIVGGYETFVSRLRLENHPDQPEWLSHVNASVLKVKLALSIIGISSIHLLKTFIGAGNLDGLPSCGNPEYVTAVLDAVAKYGPAVEASFKCTTMTGSGVMWQTIIHGAFILSAIGIAYTDKLMAHTPSKSLAH, from the coding sequence ATGAGTTCTTCCGCCAAGCCCATCAGTCCCCTGTCGTCCCTGATCTTCGCCTCGCGCTGGCTGCAGCTGCCGCTGTACCTGGGCCTGATCCTGGCGCAGTGCGTTTACGTGTTCCTGTTCGGCAAGGAGCTGTGGCACCTGGTGCACAAGGCCAATGCCATGGGCGAGCAGGAGATCATGCTGCTGGTGCTGGGCCTGATCGACGTGGTGATGATCTCCAACCTGCTGGTCATGGTGATCGTGGGTGGCTACGAGACCTTCGTTTCCCGCCTGCGCCTGGAGAACCACCCGGACCAGCCGGAGTGGCTGAGCCACGTCAACGCCAGCGTGCTGAAGGTGAAGCTGGCCCTGTCGATCATCGGCATCTCCTCGATCCACCTGCTCAAGACCTTCATCGGTGCGGGCAACCTGGACGGGCTCCCGTCCTGCGGCAATCCGGAATACGTCACCGCCGTGCTCGACGCCGTTGCCAAGTACGGTCCGGCAGTGGAAGCGTCCTTCAAGTGCACGACCATGACCGGCAGCGGCGTGATGTGGCAGACCATCATCCATGGCGCCTTCATCCTGTCGGCGATCGGCATCGCCTACACCGACAAGCTGATGGCCCACACCCCGAGCAAGTCGCTGGCCCACTGA
- a CDS encoding sigma-70 family RNA polymerase sigma factor, translating to MQTDPADMEAWQTLRSGESAARDVLVARYLPWAEMLADRIHRRVAGLRVPREDLRQSATVGLLEAMTRFDPSRGIPFPGYAIARVRGAIFNEVRQFSAGRDEHPGARVVERLQSMRRRPPGDEVGPLEQLVEDIVGLGLAFLLDSEAAQADEQFCSAQEYTERSLMNTRLRWAMQRLPERSRLLIQAHYFEHLPFKTLAERLGVSRGRVSQLHHVALLDLRRALSPAAPIERP from the coding sequence GTGCAGACCGACCCGGCTGACATGGAGGCGTGGCAGACCCTGCGTTCAGGCGAAAGCGCGGCCCGCGACGTACTCGTGGCGCGCTACCTGCCGTGGGCGGAGATGCTTGCCGACCGGATCCACCGCCGCGTGGCCGGGCTGCGCGTGCCGCGCGAAGACCTGCGCCAGAGCGCCACCGTCGGGCTGCTCGAAGCCATGACACGATTCGACCCGTCTCGCGGAATCCCCTTTCCGGGCTATGCGATCGCGCGCGTGCGTGGGGCAATCTTCAACGAGGTCCGGCAGTTCAGCGCCGGCCGTGATGAGCACCCGGGGGCGCGGGTGGTTGAGCGGCTCCAGTCCATGCGCAGGCGCCCTCCGGGCGACGAGGTCGGTCCCCTGGAGCAACTGGTCGAGGACATCGTGGGACTGGGCTTGGCGTTCCTGCTCGACAGTGAAGCCGCCCAGGCCGACGAGCAGTTCTGCAGTGCCCAGGAATACACCGAGCGCAGCCTGATGAACACACGTCTGCGCTGGGCGATGCAGCGGCTGCCGGAGCGCTCCCGGTTGCTGATCCAGGCCCACTACTTCGAGCACCTTCCCTTCAAGACGCTGGCGGAGCGCTTGGGCGTAAGCAGGGGCAGGGTGTCGCAACTCCATCATGTTGCCCTGCTGGACCTCCGCCGCGCGCTGTCGCCTGCCGCGCCGATCGAACGGCCGTGA
- a CDS encoding alpha/beta hydrolase gives MRLSRGPLAASAAVLLLAACQATPEAPPQGAARQYGTLTFKPCTLTSARASSNVEAECATLQVPENPAAPDGRRIGLNIALLDTENEGEGKQDPVFFLAGGPGQSATEVAAIINQSLREVRKKRDIILVDQRGTGKSNPLSCVDADGKALTFDENADPTPEVMAEYAKRCAAALVDRADTRFYTTTEAIGDLDAVRAALGVDRINLVGGSYGTRVAQQYAARFPQHIRAVVIDGVAPNDLAVGGDFANTFESAIELQSAQCRKDAACAKRFPVDTHTQLRNVISTLAKAPVEVEYRDPGTAAVRRDPISSNTVINLAFMFSYMPESASLLPVVLDEAAQGRYAPLMSLNSLATRNMAGQMNQGMQWSVICAEDADRYVEAPAGDRILGPEVARMFFAACPVWNVGSRPKNFTAPLSTDVPVLLLSGEFDPVTPPRYAEQVLKHLPNGRHIVAKGQGHGTLGAGCMPRLLAQFMDTANAKTLDAACLDTLAPVPAFTSFNGWAP, from the coding sequence ATGCGACTTTCCCGCGGTCCCCTGGCCGCCAGTGCAGCCGTGCTGCTGCTGGCTGCCTGCCAGGCCACTCCGGAAGCGCCCCCGCAAGGGGCGGCGCGCCAGTACGGAACACTGACGTTCAAGCCCTGCACCCTGACCAGCGCCCGGGCCAGCAGCAACGTGGAAGCCGAATGCGCCACGCTGCAGGTGCCGGAAAACCCGGCCGCGCCGGATGGCCGCAGGATCGGCCTGAACATCGCCCTGCTCGATACCGAGAACGAGGGGGAGGGCAAGCAGGACCCGGTGTTCTTCCTGGCCGGCGGCCCGGGCCAGTCGGCCACCGAAGTAGCGGCCATCATCAACCAGTCGCTGCGTGAGGTGCGCAAGAAGCGTGACATCATCCTGGTCGACCAGCGTGGCACCGGCAAGTCCAACCCGCTCAGCTGCGTCGACGCCGACGGCAAGGCGCTGACGTTCGACGAGAACGCGGACCCCACGCCCGAGGTAATGGCTGAGTACGCCAAGCGCTGCGCGGCGGCGCTGGTGGACCGGGCCGACACCCGCTTCTACACCACCACCGAAGCCATCGGCGACCTGGATGCCGTGCGCGCCGCGCTGGGCGTGGACAGGATCAACCTGGTCGGCGGCTCCTACGGCACCCGCGTGGCCCAGCAGTACGCCGCGCGCTTCCCGCAGCACATCCGTGCGGTGGTGATCGACGGCGTGGCACCGAACGACCTGGCGGTGGGCGGCGACTTCGCCAACACCTTCGAGTCGGCGATCGAACTGCAGTCGGCCCAGTGCCGGAAGGACGCGGCCTGCGCCAAGCGTTTCCCGGTGGACACCCACACCCAGCTGCGCAACGTCATCTCCACGCTGGCCAAGGCCCCGGTGGAGGTCGAGTATCGCGACCCGGGCACCGCTGCGGTCCGGCGTGACCCGATCAGCTCCAACACCGTGATCAACCTGGCCTTCATGTTCTCGTACATGCCGGAGTCGGCCTCGCTGCTGCCGGTGGTGCTGGATGAAGCCGCCCAAGGCCGCTACGCGCCGCTGATGTCGCTCAACAGCCTGGCCACCCGCAACATGGCCGGTCAGATGAACCAGGGCATGCAGTGGTCAGTGATCTGCGCGGAAGATGCCGACCGCTATGTGGAAGCACCCGCCGGCGACCGCATCCTTGGCCCGGAGGTGGCGCGCATGTTCTTCGCCGCCTGCCCGGTCTGGAACGTCGGCAGCCGCCCAAAGAACTTCACCGCACCGTTGAGCACCGACGTGCCGGTGCTGCTGCTGTCCGGCGAGTTCGACCCGGTCACCCCGCCGCGCTACGCCGAACAGGTGCTCAAGCACCTGCCCAACGGCCGCCACATCGTGGCCAAGGGGCAGGGCCACGGCACCCTCGGTGCCGGCTGCATGCCGCGCCTGCTCGCGCAGTTCATGGACACGGCCAACGCCAAAACGCTCGATGCCGCCTGCCTGGATACCCTCGCGCCGGTACCGGCCTTCACCTCGTTCAACGGATGGGCACCATGA
- a CDS encoding ABC transporter permease has product MSAFATLLTVMRKELRDLSRDRRTLALTLLLGPLLYPVLFLGMGKLAESRVKTQIDKPLDIPTIGRENAPNLVRFLASQGLNAVDPPKDLTAEIRDQKIDIALRISPDFGKDWAEGRPALVEIVQDSTRRDADIPTARLKAALSGYSQQVGSLRLLARGIDAQVARPLDVATQDLATVEAKRGVMLSMLMPILLTITSFLGGAYLVMDTTAGERERQSLEPLLATPAKRGAIVSGKIAAACVVGVVSLLLTLAAFKLSAQLSTGAAARQLNMGLLSMLQMLFVMMPILFIGTSLLTFLSAAAKSMKEAQSHMTWLMLLPMLPGYALMVYPVKSELWQLAVPFLAQNQMLLKIIRHEPISAQMWGVYLAAGFGLAALLWFAAVRRYHQERLAISG; this is encoded by the coding sequence ATGAGCGCGTTTGCCACGTTGTTGACCGTAATGCGCAAGGAACTGCGCGACCTCTCGCGTGACCGCCGCACCCTGGCGCTCACCCTGCTGCTCGGGCCGCTGCTGTACCCGGTGCTGTTCCTGGGCATGGGCAAGCTGGCCGAAAGCCGGGTCAAGACCCAGATCGACAAGCCACTGGACATCCCCACCATCGGCCGCGAGAACGCCCCCAACCTGGTCCGCTTCCTCGCCTCGCAGGGGCTCAACGCGGTCGACCCGCCGAAGGACCTGACCGCCGAGATCCGCGACCAGAAGATCGACATCGCGCTGCGCATCAGCCCGGACTTCGGCAAGGACTGGGCCGAAGGCCGCCCGGCGCTGGTGGAGATCGTGCAGGACAGCACCCGCCGCGACGCGGACATCCCGACCGCCCGCCTGAAGGCCGCGCTCAGCGGCTACAGCCAGCAGGTCGGTTCGCTGCGGCTGCTGGCGCGCGGTATCGACGCCCAGGTGGCGCGTCCGCTGGACGTGGCTACCCAGGACCTGGCCACGGTCGAGGCCAAGCGTGGGGTGATGCTGTCGATGCTGATGCCGATCCTGCTCACCATCACCTCGTTCCTCGGGGGTGCGTACCTGGTGATGGATACCACCGCCGGCGAGCGTGAGCGGCAGTCGCTGGAGCCGCTGCTGGCCACCCCGGCCAAGCGCGGTGCCATCGTCAGCGGCAAGATCGCGGCGGCCTGCGTGGTGGGCGTGGTCTCGCTGCTGCTGACGCTGGCCGCGTTTAAGCTCAGCGCGCAATTGTCCACCGGCGCGGCCGCGCGGCAGCTCAACATGGGCCTGCTGTCCATGCTGCAGATGCTGTTCGTGATGATGCCGATCCTGTTCATCGGCACCTCGCTGCTGACCTTCCTCTCGGCCGCGGCCAAGAGCATGAAGGAAGCGCAGAGCCACATGACCTGGCTGATGCTGCTGCCGATGCTGCCGGGCTATGCGCTCATGGTGTACCCGGTGAAGAGCGAGCTGTGGCAGCTGGCGGTGCCGTTCCTGGCGCAGAACCAGATGTTGCTGAAGATCATCCGCCACGAGCCGATCAGCGCGCAGATGTGGGGCGTGTACCTGGCGGCTGGCTTCGGCCTGGCGGCGCTGCTGTGGTTCGCGGCGGTGCGCCGTTACCACCAGGAGCGCCTGGCGATCTCAGGCTGA
- a CDS encoding DUF885 domain-containing protein: protein MKPLALAVALVLSVPAALSAPPALAAAPVASKAPASAAWVTRSNELAQILLNAQGPFQPEETGFFGVPGYDDKVADFGPDNGKRYREAMAKARSELQAKLATERDPNVRQDLAIMIAAATENIEGSELNEKYLLPWTDTPQVVFSGINLLLSDQVPAERRAKALDRLKAYAGLAPGSTAVTTLSRQRYEERLKDSSLLQPTKIEVEQSLENVDTYITGIEKLFGKYKVAGADEALKTIATQLREYRDWTRAEVLPKARADARLPAPLYAFQLKRVGIDIDPQLLMQRAQLEFMETRSAMRQLAPLVVKAKGLKVADPTDPVAVIRALKTDKIVDDQLEHHYRGVIDAIDPIIRAQKIVDVPQRPMQMRLGSAAESAASPAPHFLPAPLVGNTGQQGTFVLPLGNPAAGDKAAQYDDFNFGSAAWTLSAHEGRPGHELQFTAMVERGVSLARTMFAFNSVNVEGWALYAEAEMVPYEPLDGQLIALQFRLLRAARAMLDPMLNLGLIDRAKAERVLIDEVGLSQAMATQELDRYMVRSPGQAGSYFYGYTRILELRMQTELALGDKFDRLAFNNFLLDQGLLPPDQLAKAVNEVFIPKHR from the coding sequence ATGAAGCCGCTTGCCCTTGCCGTCGCGTTGGTCCTTTCCGTTCCCGCCGCGCTCAGTGCGCCGCCGGCCCTTGCCGCCGCTCCTGTTGCCAGCAAGGCGCCGGCCAGTGCCGCGTGGGTGACCCGCAGCAACGAACTGGCCCAGATCCTGCTCAATGCGCAGGGCCCGTTCCAGCCGGAAGAAACCGGCTTCTTCGGCGTGCCCGGCTACGACGACAAGGTGGCCGACTTCGGCCCGGACAACGGCAAGCGCTACCGCGAAGCGATGGCCAAGGCGCGCAGCGAACTGCAGGCAAAGCTCGCGACCGAGCGCGACCCGAACGTGCGCCAGGACCTGGCGATCATGATCGCCGCCGCCACTGAGAACATCGAAGGCAGCGAACTCAACGAGAAGTACCTGCTGCCGTGGACCGACACTCCGCAGGTGGTGTTCAGCGGCATCAACCTGCTGCTCTCCGACCAGGTGCCGGCCGAACGCCGCGCCAAGGCGCTGGACCGCCTGAAGGCGTATGCCGGCCTGGCCCCCGGAAGCACCGCGGTGACCACACTGTCGCGCCAGCGCTACGAAGAGCGCCTGAAAGACTCCAGCCTTCTGCAGCCGACGAAGATCGAGGTGGAGCAGTCACTCGAGAATGTCGACACTTACATCACGGGTATCGAGAAGCTGTTCGGGAAGTACAAGGTCGCCGGTGCGGACGAGGCGCTGAAGACCATCGCCACCCAGCTGCGCGAGTACCGCGACTGGACCCGTGCAGAGGTGCTGCCCAAGGCCCGCGCCGACGCGCGCCTGCCCGCACCGCTGTACGCGTTCCAGCTCAAGCGCGTGGGCATCGACATCGACCCGCAGCTGCTGATGCAGCGTGCGCAGCTGGAATTCATGGAAACCCGTTCGGCGATGCGCCAGCTGGCGCCGCTGGTGGTGAAGGCGAAGGGCCTGAAGGTGGCCGACCCGACCGACCCGGTCGCGGTGATCCGCGCGCTGAAGACCGACAAGATCGTCGACGACCAGCTCGAGCACCACTACCGTGGCGTGATCGATGCGATCGACCCGATCATCCGCGCGCAGAAGATCGTCGACGTGCCGCAGCGCCCGATGCAGATGCGCCTGGGCTCGGCTGCCGAGAGCGCCGCCTCGCCCGCACCGCACTTCCTGCCGGCACCGCTGGTGGGCAACACCGGCCAGCAGGGCACCTTCGTGTTGCCGCTGGGCAACCCGGCCGCCGGCGACAAGGCCGCGCAGTACGACGACTTCAACTTTGGCTCGGCCGCGTGGACGCTGAGCGCGCACGAAGGCCGCCCCGGCCATGAGCTGCAGTTCACCGCGATGGTGGAGCGTGGCGTGTCGCTGGCGCGCACCATGTTCGCGTTCAATTCGGTCAACGTGGAAGGCTGGGCGCTGTATGCCGAAGCCGAAATGGTCCCCTACGAACCGCTGGACGGGCAGCTGATCGCGCTGCAGTTCCGCCTGCTGCGCGCGGCCCGCGCGATGCTCGACCCGATGCTCAACCTGGGCCTGATCGACCGTGCGAAGGCCGAACGCGTACTGATCGACGAAGTGGGCCTGTCGCAGGCCATGGCCACCCAGGAACTGGACCGCTATATGGTCCGTTCGCCGGGCCAGGCCGGCAGCTACTTCTACGGCTACACCCGGATCCTGGAACTGCGCATGCAGACCGAGCTGGCGCTGGGCGACAAGTTCGACCGCTTGGCCTTCAACAACTTCCTGCTGGACCAGGGCCTGTTGCCGCCGGATCAGCTGGCCAAGGCGGTCAACGAAGTGTTCATCCCAAAGCATCGCTAA